From Carya illinoinensis cultivar Pawnee chromosome 5, C.illinoinensisPawnee_v1, whole genome shotgun sequence, one genomic window encodes:
- the LOC122311050 gene encoding internal alternative NAD(P)H-ubiquinone oxidoreductase A2, mitochondrial-like, with the protein MAWFRSLIRVSAVQPRNAVSSPFSVTSTLLSLRSLSGEASNQPQDPQPVPIQYSGLAPTRPGEKPRVVILGSGWAGCRLMKGLDTELYDVVCVSPRNHMVFTPLLASTCVGTLEFRSVAEPIARIQPAISREPGSYFFLANCTGIEADKHLVHCETVTDGPDTLDPWKFKIAYDKLVIALGAQPLTFGIHGVNEHAIFLREVHHAQEIRRKLLLNLMLSEVPGISEEEKSRLLHCVVVGGGPTGVEFSGELSDFIKNDVHQRYAHVKDHIHVTLIEANEILSSFDDRLRQYATKQLTKSGVRLVRGIVKDVKAQKLILNDGTEVPYGLLVWSTGVGPSSLVNSLEFPKSPGGRIGIDEWLRVPSMEDVFAIGDCSGFVESTGKPALPALAQVAERQGKYLAHLLNKIGKANGGHASTWNAAELGEPFVYRHLGSMATIGRYKALVDLRQSKEAKGLSMAGFVSWFIWRSAYLTRVISWRNRFYVAINWLTTLVFGRDISRI; encoded by the exons ATGGCTTGGTTCAGAAGCCTAATCCGAGTTTCGGCCGTCCAACCCAGAAACGCAGTCTCCAGCCCATTTTCCGTGACCTCCACACTGCTTTCTCTCAGATCTTTGAGCGGTGAAGCGAGCAATCAACCTCAAGACCCACAGCCGGTGCCGATCCAGTACTCCGGCCTTGCACCCACGAGGCCGGGCGAGAAGCCGAGGGTTGTGATTCTGGGTTCCGGGTGGGCCGGCTGCCGGCTCATGAAGGGTCTCGATACGGAGCTCTACGACGTCGTGTGCGTCTCGCCGCGGAACCACATGGTATTCACTCCTCTCTTGGCCTCCACCTGCGTCGGGACCCTCGAGTTCAGGTCCGTCGCCGAGCCCATCGCCAGGATCCAACCCGCCATCTCCCGCGAGCCCGGCTCGTACTTCTTCTTGGCCAATTGTACAGGCATCGAAGCCGATAAGCATTTG GTGCACTGTGAGACTGTTACTGATGGACCAGACACCTTGGATCCTTGGAAGTTTAAGATCGCTTATGACAAGTTGGTAATTGCTTTGGGGGCACAGCCCTTAACTTTTGGAATCCATGGGGTTAATGAACATGCAATTTTTCTCCGGGAAGTTCACCATGCCCAGGAAATTCGTCGGAAGCTACTCCTAAACTTGATGCTGTCCGAAGTGCCCG GTATTTCAGAAGAAGAGAAAAGCAGGCTTCTACACTGTGTGGTTGTTGGAGGTGGACCCACAGGAGTTGAATTCAGTGGTGAACTTAGTGATTTCATAAAGAATGATGTTCACCAAAGATATGCGCATGTGAAAGATCATATCCACGTTACGTTGATTGAG GCAAACGAGATATTATCTTCCTTTGATGATCGCCTTCGACAGTATGCTACTAAGCAGTTAACAAAG TCAGGGGTTCGTCTTGTCCGTGGGATTGTCAAGGATGTTAAAGCTCAGAAGTTAATTCTTAATGATGGAACAGAGGTTCCGTACGGACTGTTAGTATGGTCTACAGGTGTTGGTCCCTCTTCTCTTGTCAACTCTTTGGAATTTCCAAAATCTCCAGGTGGACG GATTGGTATTGATGAGTGGCTCCGCGTTCCTTCCATGGAGGATGTGTTTGCAATTGGGGATTGCAGTGGGTTTGTTGAAAGTACTGGAAAACCAGCCCTTCCAGCTTTGGCCCAG GTTGCAGAGCGGCAAGGGAAATATCTGGCGCATCTACTAAATAAAATTGGTAAAGCTAATGGTGGGCATGCAAGCACTTGGAATGCCGCGGAACTTGGGGAACCTTTTGTTTACAGGCATCTGGGAAGCATGGCAACGATTGGCAGATACAAGGCTCTTGTTGATCTCAGGCAGAGCAAG GAAGCAAAAGGATTATCCATGGCAGGATTTGTGAGTTGGTTCATTTGGCGCTCAGCATATCTGACACGGGTTATAAGCTGGAGGAACAGATTTTATGTGGCAATCAACTGGCTCACAACCCTTGTGTTTGGTCGTGATATTAGCAGAATCTAG
- the LOC122308761 gene encoding transmembrane protein 50 homolog yields MDFSELWAIFGPGVAGAVFGAGWWFWVDAVVCSSVKVSFVHYLPGIFATFAALMFNCVRKEDIDYSPYEEGEWRLKLWLFFAYVVSFVSLAASVGLLIQDSLVTTGPSVWTGTAGVLQCVFVLVSGLIYWTSHPE; encoded by the exons ATGGATTTCTCCGAGTTGTGGGCAATCTTCGGGCCGGGCGTCGCGGGAGCCGTATTCGGTGCCGGCTGGTGGTTCTGGGTCGATGCCGTCGTCTGCAGCTCCGTCAAGGTTTCTTTCGTCCACTACCTTCCTG GCATATTTGCAACTTTTGCGGCCCTGATGTTCAACTGCGTTAGGAAAGAAGACATTGATTACTCTCCCTACGAGGAAGGCGAGTGGAG ATTGAAGCTTTGGCTTTTCTTCGCATATGTTGTGTCCTTCGTATCTCTAGCAGCATCAGTTGGCCTATTGATACAAGATTCACTCGTAACGACTGGCCCTTCTGTTTGGACGGGAACTGCAGGTGTCTTGCAATGCGTGTTTGTGTTGGTCAG TGGGCTGATTTATTGGACTTCTCATCCAGAGTAA
- the LOC122310371 gene encoding glutathione S-transferase T2-like encodes MDNLLEKDPFFTTLLQSGGEGSITTPTFTPHSNTLVSPTPLHSEKKPPTKKVQRGASFTVEEDNGTDQKSTQMWERISDFYHEYKKPHNVNRSVGSLINRWSMIQKCTNKFCAYLAQVESLHLSGATEQDKIERAKILYKEMERGNFTLEHSWNLLRHQPKWHQHMSTLNARRKPVDRQPSNEQSSEVLGNVVEENVDRPAGKKTEKESLKKRNAQEQSDAEFNTALGAMTEDRRLFMAERREWQAKADRNRGAQLDLDKRKFDAEMMGKDLSGMNVMQQAYFRKVQKKIWEESMSDEDGISE; translated from the exons ATGGACAATCTTTTGGAGAAGGATCCATTCTTCACCACTCTCTTACAAAGTGGAGGAGAAGGTTCTATTACCACTCCAACATTCACACCTCATTCTAATACTTTGGTCAGCCCAACTCCCCTTCACAGTGAAAAGAAGCCTCCaacaaaaaaagttcaaagaggAGCTTCTTTCACTGTTGAGGAGGATAAT GGAACTGATCAGAAATCCACTCAAATGTGGGAGCGGATTTCTGATTTTTACCACGAATATAAGAAACCACATAATGTGAACCGTTCGGTTGGGTCATTGATCAATCGTTGGTCCATGATtcaaaaatgcacaaataagttttgtgcataTCTAGCACAAGTTGAGTCATTGCACCTGAGTGGTGCGACCGAGCAAGATAAG attGAAAGAGCAAAGATATTGTACAAAGAGATGGAACGAGGGAACTTCACATTAGAGCATTCTTGGAATCTTTTGAGGCAccaacccaaatggcatcaacACATGAGTACGCTGAATGCGAGGAGAAAGCCTGTCGATAGACAGCCTTCCAATGAgcagtcaagtgaagttttgggcAATGTTGTGGAGGAAAATGTTGATAGGCCTGCTGGAAAAAAGACTGAAAAGGAAAGCTTGAAGAAGCGAAATGCACAAGAACAATCTGATGCTGAGTTCAACACGGCATTAGGAGCAATGACCGAGGATAGACGATTGTTCATGGCGGAGAGAAGAGAATGGCAGGCGAAGGCTGATCGTAATAGAGGTGCACAACTGGATCTTGATAAAAGAAAGTTTGATGCTGAGATGATGGGTAAGGATCTTTCTGGTATGAATGTCATGCAGCAAGCCTACTTCCGTAAAGTTCAGAAAAAAATTTGGGAAGAGTCAATGAGTGATGAAGATGGTATATCCGAATGA